The following are from one region of the Hyla sarda isolate aHylSar1 chromosome 6, aHylSar1.hap1, whole genome shotgun sequence genome:
- the HARBI1 gene encoding putative nuclease HARBI1 — MAIPITILDCDLLLYGRGHRTLDRFRLDEVSDEYLVSTYGFPRPFIDYLVDLLGTSLSRPTQRSRAISPETQIMAALGFYTSGSFQTRMGDTIGISQASMSRCVSNVTDALVERASQFICFPQEEACVQKLKDDFYSLAGVPGVLGVVDCTHVTIKAPNAEDLSYVNRKGLHSLNCLLVCDTQGVLLWAETHRPGSMQDNVVLHQSDLSCLFETKLHKEGWMLADSAFHLRPWLMTPVQIPESPQEYRYNMAHSATHNVMERTQQALRHRFRCLDVSRATLQYSPDKSAQIILACCILHNIALRHGLDIWCDPVASSMEVEEDCNNIEAVETEAFRMRQELIGNHFS, encoded by the exons ATGGCTATCCCTATAACCATCCTCGATTGCGACTTACTCCTTTATGGCCGCGGACATCGCACCCTCGACCGCTTCCGTCTGGATGAGGTTTCTGACGAGTACTTGGTTTCCACCTATGGCTTTCCCCGACCATTTATCGATTATCTCGTCGATCTTCTGGGTACCAGCCTATCCCGGCCAACTCAGCGATCTCGCGCCATAAGCCCCGAGACCCAGATCATGGCAGCTCTTGGGTTTTACACCTCCGGTTCGTTCCAGACGCGTATGGGAGACACCATTGGAATCAGCCAAGCTTCCATGAGTCGATGCGTGTCCAACGTCACGGACGCTCTGGTGGAGAGGGCCTCCCAGTTCATTTGTTTCCCGCAGGAAGAGGCATGTGTACAGAAGCTGAAGGATGACTTTTACAGCTTGGCGGGGGTCCCTGGAGTGCTGGGCGTTGTCGACTGCACACATGTGACCATTAAAGCCCCCAATGCTGAAGACTTGTCGTATGTAAACCGGAAGGGCTTGCACTCTTTAAACTGCCTTCTTGTGTGCGACACTCAGGGGGTCCTTTTATGGGCCGAAACCCACCGTCCGGGCAGCATGCAAGATAATGTGGTTCTTCACCAGTCCGACCTATCTTGTCTGTTTGAGACAAAATTGCACAAAGAGGGCTGGATGCTGG CCGACAGCGCTTTCCATTTGCGGCCTTGGCTGATGACACCGGTGCAAATCCCGGAGAGCCCTCAGGAGTACAGATACAACATGGCGCACTCTGCCACTCACAACGTCATGGAGCGCACTCAGCAGGCGCTCCGCCATCGCTTCCGCTGTCTGGACGTGTCGCGCGCCACCCTGCAGTACTCGCCTGACAAGTCCGCTCAGATAATTTTGGCTTGCTGCATACTGCACAACATCGCGCTCCGGCACGGCCTGGACATTTGGTGCGATCCCGTAGCTTCCTCCATGGAGGTGGAAGAAGACTGCAATAACATCGAAGCGGTAGAGACGGAAGCTTTTCGTATGAGACAAGAACTGATCGGGAATCATTTCAGCTGA